From Pan paniscus chromosome 6, NHGRI_mPanPan1-v2.0_pri, whole genome shotgun sequence, one genomic window encodes:
- the GIMAP8 gene encoding GTPase IMAP family member 8 — protein sequence MSEQSCQMSELRLLLLGKCRSGKSATGNAILGKHVFKSKFSDQTVIKMCQRENRVLRERKVVVIDTPDLFSSIACAEDKQRNIQHCLELSAPSLHALLLVIAIGHFTREDEETAKGIQQVFGAEARKHIIIVFTRKDDLGDDLLQDFIEKNKPLKQLVQDYEGRYCIFNNKTNSKDEQITQVLELLRKVESLVNTNGGPYHVNFKTEGSRFQDCVNKAASQEGDKPHGPRERQLQSTGPEQNPGTSELTVLLVGKRGAGKSAAGNSILGRQAFQTGFSEQSVTQSFLSESRSWRKKKVSIIDAPDISSLKNIDSEVRKHICTGPHAFLLVTPLGFYTKNDEAVLSTIQNNFGEKFFEYMIILLTRKEDLGDQDLDTFLRNSNKALYGLIQKCENRYSAFNYRATGEEEQRQADELLEKIESMVHQNGNKHCVFREKETLNIVLVGRSGTGKSATGNSILGSLVFTSRLRAQPVTKTSQSGRRTWDGQEVVVVDTPSFNQMLDVEKDPSRLEEEVKRCLSCCEKGDTFFVLVFQLGRFTEEDKTAVAELEAIFGADFTKYAIMLFTRKEDLGAGNLEDFMKNSDNKALRRIFKKCGRRVCAFNNKETGQAQETQVKALLTKVNDLRKESGWSGYPHTQENVSKLIKNVQEMSQAEKLLKNLIGILQ from the exons ATGTCAGAGCAGAGCTGCCAGATGTCCGAACTGCGGCTCCTCCTCCTGGGGAAATGCCGCTCGGGAAAAAGTGCCACAGGAAATGCCATTCTGGGCAAACATGTGTTCAAGTCCAAGTTCAGTGATCAGACAGTGATCAAAATGTGCCAGAGAGAGAATCGGGTCCTGAGAGAAAGGAAGGTTGTGGTAATTGACACCCCTGACCTTTTCTCCTCAATAGCTTGTGCTGAAGACAAGCAACGCAACATCCAACACTGCTTGGAGCTCTCTGCTCCCAGCCTCCATGCTCTGCTCTTGGTAATTGCCATCGGCCATTTCACGAGGGAGGATGAGGAAACAGCCAAGGGCATCCAACAAGTGTTTGGAGCTGAAGCCAGGAAGCACATCATTATTGTCTTCACTCGGAAGGATGATTTGGGGGATGACTTGCTGCAAGATTTCattgaaaaaaacaaacctcTCAAGCAGTTGGTTCAAGACTATGAGGGCCGATACTGCATTTTCAACAACAAGACCAATAGTAAGGATGAGCAGATCACCCAGGTGTTGGAGCTCCTTCGCAAGGTTGAGTCTTTGGTGAATACGAACGGAGGACCCTATCATGTGAACTTCAAAACTGAAGGCAGCAGGTTTCAA GATTGTGTGAATAAAGCTGCATCTCAAGAGGGAGACAAGCCACATG GCCCAAGGGAGAGGCAGCTGCAGTCCACAGGACCCGAGCAGAATCCGGGGACATCAGAACTGACAGTGCTCCTTGTGGGGAAACGCGGTGCTGGAAAAAGTGCAGCAGGAAACAGCATTCTGGGGAGGCAGGCCTTTCAGACCGGATTTAGTGAGCAGTCAGTAACCCAGAGCTTCTTGTCTGAGAGCAGAagctggagaaaaaagaaagtttcgaTCATTGATGCTCCGGACATCTCATCTTTAAAGAACATTGACTCAGAAGTTAGAAAACACATCTGTACAGGCCCCCATGCCTTCCTGCTGGTGACACCACTGGGCTTTTACACTAAGAATGATGAGGCAGTGCTAAGCACCATCCAAAACAATTTTGGAGAAAAATTCTTTGAGTACATGATCATACTTCTTACCAGGAAAGAAGATTTAGGGGATCAGGACCTAGATACGTTCTTAAGAAACAGCAATAAAGCTCTCTATGGTCTCATCCAGAAGTGTGAAAACAGATATAGTGCCTTCAACTACCGGGCAACAGGAGAAGAAGagcaaaggcaggcagatgagCTCCTGGAAAAAATTGAGAGCATGGTGCATCAGAATGGGAACAAGCATTGTGTTTTCAGAGAAAAAG AAACCCTGAACATTGTCCTTGTGGGGAGAAGCGGGACTGGGAAGAGTGCGACCGGGAACTCTATCCTGGGGAGCCTCGTTTTCACCTCTCGGCTCCGGGCCCAGCCAGTCACCAAGACCAGCCAGAGCGGCAGGAGGACATGGGACGgacaggaggtggtggttgtggaCACTCCTTCCTTCAACCAGATGCTGGATGTCGAAAAGGACCCATCCCGGTTAGAAGAGGAGGTCAAGCGCTGTTTGTCCTGCTGTGAAAAAGGGGACACATTTTTTGTCCTGGTGTTCCAGCTGGGACGATTCACTGAAGAGGACAAAACAGCGGTGGCGGAACTGGAGGCCATCTTTGGAGCAGACTTTACGAAATACGCGATTATGCTGTTCACCCGGAAGGAAGACCTAGGGGCGGGGAATTTGGAAGACTTCATGAAGAACTCAGATAACAAAGCCCTTCGgcgcatttttaaaaagtgtgggcGGCGAGTTTGTGCTTTTAACAACAAGGAAACAGGCCAGGCCCAGGAAACCCAGGTGAAAGCTCTTTTAACAAAGGTCAATGATCTGAGAAAAGAAAGTGGGTGGTCCGGGTATCCCCATACACAGGAGAACGTCAGCAAACTAATTAAAAATGTCCAGGAAATGTCCCAAGCCGAAAAACTCCTTAAAAATTTAATAGGTATTTTACAATAG